Proteins from one Setaria italica strain Yugu1 chromosome V, Setaria_italica_v2.0, whole genome shotgun sequence genomic window:
- the LOC101771243 gene encoding oxygen-evolving enhancer protein 1, chloroplastic, with translation MAASLQAAATLMQPAKIGGRASASLPSRQASHVARAFGVDAGAGRISCSLQSDVREVASKCIDAAKLAGFALATSALLVSGASAEGTPKRLTYDEIQSKTYMEVKGTGTANQCPTIDGGVDSFPFKAGKYQMKKFCLEPTSFTVKAEGIAKNAPPEFQKTKLMTRLTYTLDEIEGPLEVGSDGTLKFEEKDGIDYAAVTVQLPGGERVPFLFTVKQLVATGKPESFGGPFLVPSYRGSSFLDPKGRGGSTGYDNAVALPAGGRGDEEELVKENIKNAASSTGNITLSVTKSNPETGEVIGVFESVQPSDTDLGAKAPKDVKIQGIWYAQLESN, from the exons ATGGCAGCGTCACTCCAAGCCGCGGCCACCCTAATGCAGCCGGCCAAGATCGGCGGCCGGGCCTCCGCCTCGCTGCCGTCCCGCCAGGCCTCCCACGTCGCCAGGGCGTTcggcgtcgacgccggcgcgggCAGGATCTCGTGCTCCCTGCAGTCCGACGTCAGGGAGGTCGCCAGCAAGTGCATCGACGCCGCCAAGCTCGCCGGCTTCGCGCTCGCCACATCGGCGCTCCTCGTCTCG GGCGCGAGCGCGGAGGGCACGCCCAAGAGGCTGACCTACGACGAGATCCAGAGCAAGACGTACATGGAGGTGAAGGGCACGGGCACGGCGAACCAGTGCCCGAccatcgacggcggcgtcgactCCTTCCCGTTCAAGGCCGGCAAGTACCAGATGAAGAAGTTCTGCCTGGAGCCGACGTCCTTCACCGTCAAGGCCGAGGGCATCGCCAAGAACGCCCCGCCCGAGTTCCAGAAGACCAAGCTCATGACCCGCCTCACCTACACCCTCGACGAGATCGAGGGCCCGCTCGAGGTCGGCTCCGACGGCACCCTCAAGTTCGAGGAGAAGGACGGCATCGACTACGCCGCCGTCACCGTGCAGCTTCCAGGAGGCGAGCGCGTGCCGTTCCTCTTCACCGTCAAGCAGCTCGTCGCCACCGGCAAGCCCGAGAGCTTCGGCGGGCCCTTCCTCGTGCCCAGCTACCGTGGCTCCTCCTTCCTCGACCCCAAGGGCCGTGGTGGTTCGACCGGGTACGACAACGCCGTCGCGCTCCCCGCCGGAGGCAGGGGagacgaggaggagctcgtgAAGGAGAACATCAAGAACGCTGCGTCGTCGACGGGCAACATCACATTGAGCGTCACCAAGAGCAACCCGGAAACTGGCGAGGTCATCGGTGTCTTCGAGAGTGTGCAGCCGTCGGACACCGACCTTGGGGCCAAGGCACCTAAGGATGTGAAGATCCAGGGGATCTGGTACGCGCAGCTCGAGTCTAACTAG